The Drosophila innubila isolate TH190305 chromosome 2L unlocalized genomic scaffold, UK_Dinn_1.0 4_B_2L, whole genome shotgun sequence genome segment GCAacaatggtaaaaaaaaaagacggcCGATTTATTCCGCgtgaatttaatttcagaGCAAAAGTCAAAGTGGTtacttttgcacagttttacctaaaatttgaatagcaaaacttagatgaaaatatatttaaattgtcagATTTCCAGCAAAAAGcaattttgaaagttttctAGCAGACCAGCTCTGAAAGtagccagaactagctataaaaaagCTGGATTGACAACAGTGCTTTCGCGGAGTGTACACAAAAAAGGAAAGACTTTCTATTCAGCCAGCTGCAGCAGTTGCACGCACAACAAACGCTGGGGCTGCAAAGGAACACGAACAACATTTCTACACTTCacattctatttaaaattgtcttaACTGTtcgaataaataaacaaaataaacaaaatttttactcAAAATTTGAGTGCCAATTAAAGGGCGCATTTtggcgcgtgtgtgtgtgtgcgtgtgcaacTAAAAAGTGCATtagaaaatcaattgaaaattgatttttaaccaGTGCTAAGtgtgtcaacaacaacaacaactgcaacaaaatggTGCAAAAATTTCAATCACCCGTTCGCGTCTACAAATATCCCTTTGAGCTGGTTATGAAGGTGTGTATCTTATTTGCAGTAGGCGTGTCTCATATACCGCCCACGCCCCCAACCACAAACCCAAGACTGGGATTCAGTGTGTtagagtctgtgtgtgtgggtgttcaTGCGCCTGACGCATGCTTATGTTAATTCATTTCATAtcgaaatgttgttttttttttcaagttgttATTAATTACGCGCAGCTGTCATTGAGTTCGCTGCATTTCCCCAGTCATTTTTCAGCCAGCTGTTCGCTTCTTCCGCCTGCATTTACCTCTCCTTTTCTTTTCGCTGTCAGTTATCGTCTCGCATCGCATGCagaagataaataaaattaaccttggcgctctccctctctcgtcTGCTCTCTTGCTCTTCTCATTTGTATCTTGTTCGCTTTGCTCTCGAAATTGAATAACCCGCGTATGTAATTTCATGAATGGAAGCCGCCTTTCCAGCCCCGCAATTGTGGGTGGTGAGTGGCAGGGAGAGAGAAGGGCGCTTAGAAAAACGGTCAGCTGCCTAGTTCGTGTTTTGCATATCAGACGCGACTCATAAAGTCAGACAGTGACAGGAAATATGCGATTATGGGCAAttgtatacaataaaaaacaatcaacaaagagagacagagagggaaagagaaagagagtcgGAAATCCAGAGGTAGACATAGCacatgacaaaaataaaatagacaatacaataaaattagagCTTACTTTCgtatgcaaaatattaaatgcccTTAACTGACAGCTATGACAGCGATATGATATAAGACCTCTCCGTAAATTACTATCTATTGGGAAATATAGAAATGTATCTTTTAGcttgtctatttttttaagtgataTGTAGATAAAGAGTGTATTATAACTTTGTTATAATTTCCTTTTCGTGTTTCTTTACAGTTGCTTTAATATACTAAGAACAAGTTAAGCAATAGAAAAAGTGAGATCCATTTggtttaacaaatttaaaaaaaataaattaataaatgtgagatattttatctttgtcaaaacaattacttgacgaACTGTAGGTGCATATATACATTCGGTCTGTTTGAGTTCTGATCTCATTTCGAAGCAGATATtatcacaaatttaaaacacaaaccagtctcgaaaaaaatataacctTGAACCTACACAGTTATAAACCCTTTTTCAGAAGCTATTAGTGAAGATGTGGGACAAGGAATTAGTTACatagtttttaatgaaatttggtCAGAAATTTTATATCACAGAATTACTGGTTATAGACGAACTTTCTGGATATAACACTGACAAACTACAATATCCAAGACTATGCCTGAATAACAGAACCTTTAGTAAGGGTATTACCCTACAGACAATTGATAAGATTATGTTGGGTCATTGAGCGCTATCCACTAATTGGGTTTATTTTCCGATAATATGTATGCAAAAAAAGCCTTGCaaacattttagttttatctatgtacatacatacatatatgtatctatctatatatgtgattgtgtatttttgtatgtCTATAGAGgtgaacttaattaaattttccgcACAAACTGATTGCGCCGACAAATGCGCATTAATTGAGTGATGCGCGacagcaaacaaatttatttattattatcaatggAATTAATTTGCTTAGTTTTGTATTTAGGTACAAaagttgttttataaaaaaaaaaaacaaatgtcatTGACTTtacaatacaaacaaacaacacacacatacagtaaGCCTAACTAATTGGCTCAACAGTAAAAATAATcgctttacttttttaaattttcctgGTCACGTTTTAAGTCGCATGTTTGATAGAACCGGAATATCTCGTaccaaatgttttttttttttaaaagctacAAACTTAAAGGTATTAGTTAAAGTTAAGGTGAAGGccattttttaatcaaatttcatACATGAAACTGGAGGAAATGTATTTGCAAaccatataaattatgaaataatgaTTCATTAtgctaaaaatttgttttcttgatATAGACATCATTTTATAGCGAAAGCTATAGACGGCAATATATCTTTAATGTCAATGAAACTTGAGTCCAGAGTTCAAATTGTACTCCAACTGCTTTAAAAGATgggaaaatacaatttaatatcttTACTTATTGAACTTATCTTGTGACACAGTACTACGTACTAcggaaataataatgaatgaaTGCCATTCTCAGGGATAGAAAAAGTTTAACGATAATCGTCTTATCGCAATGAAACTTGGTGTGGATGTCTCAAACTTagaattaattcaatttcgtGAGTCTTATCATGgatcatataaataatacactTTACAAACATagatagataataataaacctgaaaaaactatgaaataagtttaaaaaatttaatttttattcaaaagcatttttaatgttttgttatgatacaatttttattatcatttttgaataaacataagaattaatttagtatttcatcgttttttttatttatatccaaaaatttaagatattttttataccaatGAACAAAtaatcaaagttttcgaaattcataattaaattttagggCTTTCAACTGTCTCAAAAAGATGCTCAAGTTTAGATTGTTAGCCAAGCATAAACACTTCTTGTATTATTAAAAGCTTTTGAATGGAAAACACAATTAACAAACGAAAGAGATGTTTTAAATGTCagttatttttagaaaatattatgtttgtttttgttgttgctgctgttgctattgctactGACGCAACAGCCACAAGGCATTTGGGTAAATGCAATTCTCAAGGCCGTCAACCATTTCCATTTCGAATTcaaatgtgtgtgagtgtgtgtgtcagtaAGAGCCGTCAATGAGATCCGTCAAAAGTGTTATTATGCATACGTCTCATGTGCCAGAGAAATTGCACAGTTTCCTATATTTGGAATGCAGACAATGCAAACAATGGGCGGTCCTATATATTTACAACTGTTACTCGACTATCGTTTAGTCAGTAAACCAACATAGTCTTTTAATAGGCAATTAGCATTTTATATGAGCTGGTAAAATGCGGACTAAGAACACAATTTACCATAGTGGCAACAGAGTCCATGTCATAAATCTGCCACTCACTCGGCTGCTGGGCTTTTTGCTTCTAACAAGCTCGTAATTAGTTCAACTGGGACCACAGTTGAGTACAACTCAAGTGGCTGTTCACACGCTCCGACCTCTAAATAATTGAACTCAATAAGGAATATATTGACTTAGGCGTccacaacgacgacaacaagtTGTCTGCAAGTTTGCTTTTTCCCAGACAAAAGCCCACACGTGCCTGGCACGTACTTTTCCATCTTTCtagaacttttaaaatatttattgcggCTGGTTTTTAATTATGGCTCGTAGCGTGCGAGAAGACACTGAAAGGCCAAAGTCTGGTTGCCATACACGATTTTAAAGGACACGCGTTCAAGTTCGTGTTgctggaattttaaaaattcctgCATAATGCCTTAAAGTTATAAAACTTGTAGAatacttataaaaaatcaatgaagTCGCAACGTGAGAAATTTTTGGGGCACGCAGCACATGAAAATCCATTGTGAAACGCTTTTCGAAATTATTTATGACCATATGCTGATATATTGCAGCcacatttgtttaaaatgcGGCGTagaaagtgtttttttcttgcatttgTTTACGCCTTTTATAAAGAGATAATGAGCCCAGAATTTagcaataatcataaaaaaagaacttgggatgagtttgttttaatgccTCTTGGTAAATCTGTATAACATAATTTAGATCTTTTACTGTTTATCATTCATTAAGTGTATTATGAGGAACAAAACAAGGAAaagatttttagattaatttaactggaattctattttaaatatttatttccttcaaatgctatatataaaaagtacaaGAGTTATTAGCGGTTTCAACTGGCAAGTCCTTGgtttgtgtatttattatttattgcattttaatgggTTGTGCAAAGATTCCTTTGTTTTAGTTAGTAAGTGATATAaaacatttctttaattataattaactacTACTGAGAAATGAATACCACTTGAAATTAAttctataatatatttattttatgatgctttaattagtaatattatttactaCATAAATATTGGAACAGTATATTAACGTACATTTGTGGGTGTCGGTCTGTGGTACGAGTATTGTctatatcccacaaaaaaacactctacacgaggtaaaagtctagtgacgaaagcatattccagccccaatTTTGTGTTGaacaaaataatgtttaatataaaacttttaaataataatataaatttaaaaaaaaataacacgaAAATGGGCatactacatacataaaaaatactttttgcgcagtgccgaatgccaattttcgtgcttttatttaaatttatatttttataaaagtacgccattttgtaagtaagGACTTAAcgtttcgatcggtatataactcgatctgatcggacaatcCTAGCAAATTTGCCATACTAGCTTTATAGATTTTTAGTCGCTTTTCGCACCCTTCgagctgctttcgtcactagtgcgaactgccgtccgcagtgatttatCTACTTTAACTTCGACTTTAAATGAGTAAAAAAGACTATTGAATGTCTTCTTTTAAGCTGTTTCACTATATCTTGGAAGGCAAATAAAAGAGGCAGCTGCTTTGTAAATTGGCATTCATTTTGGCAAATGTCTGGTGTGACTGCTGGTGCGACATAAAtacttgtatctgtatctatatctgaatctgtgtctgtatctgtagctgtgaCGACCATGGCCTTAGGCCAAGTTCATGTCATAAATTGGCGTCTGCTCAAGGACAAAGCCATTGGCATCAGCAACTACATACAATACACGTATAtgggtgtatgtgtatgcatgtgcTTGTAGTGTAATTAATCTGAATTATTTTATCATCATTAGGCCTACGAGCGTCGCTTTCCCACATGCCCCCAAATGCCAATAGTGCTGGACTGTCAGGTGATCAAGGACGAGTGCTTGGAGAATGGGGCCAAAAGGAATACGAGTCGACGCTGCAAACTGGCCGTAGATGCACCCTACATCTTTAAGAAATTGATTGGCGTCGATTTTGTGTTCTTTCTACAGCACAATTATCTGGATATGACGAATCGCACACTGAGCATTGAAGCAGTCAATGAAAGTTTCTCCTCACGCATCGAAATCTTTGAACGTTGTCGTTACTATGCACATCCGGATAATTCGGAATGGACGTGCTTTGATCAGACCGCAACACTggatattaaaaacttttttggctTTGAGCATTCCATGGAGAAAATGGGCATGAAACAGTACACACAAACGACGCTTAAGGGTAAAGAGATCATTGAGTTCTTCATCCAGCAGCTGAAGGAGGAGGGAATTACGCATGTGGAACGCTGGGTGCCACCATTGAATGCTCCCAAATCGCCAATCACTGGTGAAAATCATGATATACTGCTCGATGGTGATTTTATCGCACGCAATTTGGGGCAATTGTCACCGATGCAGGAATCCAAACTGTTGGAGCTGCGAAAAATGCTCGATGGTGTTGATGATCTGGAGCGCATGCCCAGTTATCAGACCATCTTGCGTTTCTTGTCAGCACGCGACTGGCATGTGAGTCAGGCCTATGCCATGCTCTGTGATTCCCTTAAATGGCGTCGGGAGCATCGCATCGATGAACTGCTCCAGGAATATAGCAAGCCATCTGTTGTGATTGAACACTTCCCAGGCGGTTGGCATCATCATGACAAGGATGGTCGACCCATTTATATTCTGCGTCTGGGTCACATGGATGTCAAGGGTCTGCTCAAGTCCTTGGGCATGGAGGACCTACTGCGTTTGgtcagttaattaatttacctCAACCAAAAACTGTACTCAATCAATATTCAATTGTTGTCATCCCTTTCACAGGCCCTGCACATTTGCGAGGAGGGTATTCAGAAGATTAATGAATCAGCCGAACGCTTGGATAAGCCCGTACTCAATTGGTCATTGCTGGTCGATCTCGAGGGTCTCTCGATGCGTCATTTATGGCGTCCTGGCATCAAGGCATTGCTCTACATCACCGAGACCGTTGAGCGCAACTATCCGGAAACCATGGGCCGTGTCCTGGTAGTGCGTGCTCCTCGCGTATTTCCTATCGCCTGGACAATTGTCAGCGCTTTCATTGGTAAGTTCAAATcattcaaatattcaaatcgAGGCTGCAAACAAGTTCTTAACTCCGTTCATTAAATAAAGGttctttgtaaaaaaaaactatttcgcataattatttttatatgatgtAAAGTCTTTTATcttcattataaaaaaatggaaaacttatAAACTTGTtatcaaaagtaaaatttaaaaaaaaagtatgaaaattaagaatatttatcaCTGAGTTCCAAAAGTTAACCCAAAACCATGTATTTGGTTTAATgaggtattttatttttggataggGTACTCTaataaaagatacatttttattttaggattataatatacaaaaaaaaatctaaacttttattttgcatttatttaatttttttaattaaagtacattattttaatgaaaatggttttaattattattatttatagacGAGCATACGCGCTCCAAGTTCCTGTTCTATGGCCCAGATTGTGGGCACATGCGGGATGGACTGGCCCAGTATATTGACGAGGAAATTGTGCCAGACTTTCTGGGTGGTTCCTGCAaggtaatttaaattcaaaattaatcaacaaaatataCCAGAATACAGTTTGTTAAGTTAGTAAACCAAACTATTGTTTATatactcaaatattttattgttatttttgtaaatttgtttatccAATCCCTTCAACATATTGGGCGTTCCTTAGACGCATTTATCGCATGTGGaacaagttaataaaaaatacttcaCGCATTGTTATTTAGCTCAATGCGATTGTGTAAGCTGCTTCAAATCTCTAATCCTTCATCCAAACTTAGCACAACATTACCTATAGAAAGTgccgtttgttttgttttaattgtttggttttctttattgttattggtacactttgtttttatgtcCAATGCCTTTGTATTGCGAACTATGTCAAGtccataaatataaatatatgcgtttttgttgctgccctGCTGTCCGTGTGTTCCTTTCACATTGTGTGTACCTTGAAATGAGACAAAAGCTTAGCCAAGCAAATGCCAAACACTCAATCCACTTATCGATTATGCTTACTAAATGTTATGCCttccttttaaaataatagacCATGATCCATGAGGGTGGCCTTGTGCCAAAGACGCTGTACAAAATGAACTCGCTGGAGGATCAAGATGATGAGACGCCGGTTGCGTCTCGTGCTGCTTTGGCCTCGATATCGGCCTCGGCTGGAGATGCTTGCAGTGAGGGCAAACGTTTGTCTGCCGCTCATCAGCATGATCACAGAAATCTCTATAAGAGCGTTGAACTGAAGGCGGGATTCACCCATGAACTGCTCATACGTAATTCGGATCCAAAGAGTGTGCTCACCTGGGATTTTGACGTAATGCGAAACGATTTACACTTTACACTCTATCGCGTTACCGATGAGTTACCCGATAAGCATGGTACGTCAATTTATCCAcctatcaaataattaaaataatctaattcattttcatatgCTTTACAGATGCGGCCGTTTCATATTTTGATCTACAGGACTTTGTTGAGGGTGTTAACTATTTCAGAGAGGAGCCAACACTCATTTGCCGGCACAAGGAGAGCGTGCAGGGATCGCACGTAATGAATCATAATGATAGCTACCTAATGCATTGGTTCAGTCCATCGGGTGCCCAACTGAACCTGTTCTACGAAGTTCTCAGCTCGGCTAACTACAAAGGATCCATGACCAGTCTACAGTCGGCATTCTCATCGAATTCATCGGCGACAAGCTCCTGCCAGAGTCGATGATATGAGCAGAATGGCCAGAGTGGCGTTGACACCCAGGCGACAACGTTGCCCTGTGCTCTCGGTCTTAATGAGGAGCAGGTTGAGTTCGATCTACTGTCGGGTACACTAATGGAGAAAAGCTTGAATCTATTCGATACGccagatatatttttttaagcctaCCAAATTTGCTATCttgtttaattcaatataattcagtttagtttagtttgattttaattgtaattaattagcCCCATTTTTCCGtttgttttgtctttttaatagtttattaatatatttataacaatattaagCCAAAAGTGAAacgaaatttgttaataaGGACTtttacatagatacatacatataaatacgtatatatattatatatggtTGTATCAGAagattgaaattcaaatatcaCGCAATATTCCCATTCATTTCAATGCGTCAATTAGTCCATTTTAGcaagtatattatatataacagcttttacataaacatataaaacattatattcaaatatattataatatttatagagcAGCTTATTTTATATGGCTTTTTATAAACCAAATCGAATCAATGCCAGAATCAATACTAGAAATCAAACAATGAGATTTACCAATATCTTATCAATGACTACATGTTACCTAATTAGTTTAATTCCGGGGTCTAAATCATATAACATTTAAGATATtgcaatgatttaaatttaaatagaagaaaacagacaaacatacaaaaaactaGACTACGAAATTAATGCtgcaaaatattaacttaacaTAATTAGTACTAAGTGCATAAAAATGATAATCAATTATAGAAACAACAATATAGAGTTTGAATTAATTCAATAGCCAAGCATATGCAGTGCATGTTATCTAATTCtgtaagtttaaaataaaaatgcaaatacatgTCAAACCTAACGTTGTTATGGATGGTTATGATGGATGGACTTTGTTTAATAAGGGTGCTTGGCAGCTAAGCGTCaagaaaaattaactttaaatgtatttaaatgtacGCGCTCCCAGTGTGACCATGTCCTAGTGTTGTGATTGACACACTTTACAACACTGCAAATATCAACAGCTGATTTATTGGCCTATTGGTATTTGGCTAAAAATAGCCAATATTTCTTGTGATAGTCGGACAACAAACACTGTTATAGAAAAGTATAATCTTGGTCAATTCAGACGTCTTATCATGCGGCTTATCTTGCAGTTGACTGTATGAATTGGGTCTGGTGTACGCGACGACAATAACGAATCTCTATTGCCAACGGATACGTTAAAATCGggaattattttagttttattgtcGTAACAACTTAGAAACTGATAAGCAGTTGTGCCTTCAAACCATTGTAAATAGCTCAAAccaattgaattttgaaacagtTTAAGCGTAGCGCTGACCGTTAACACATCACAGTCAGTCAACAGTGTGCGAAAACATGGTTGCATTTCGAGGTGCCAAGTGagtgaatttaatttacagtACTTGCAATTAGAGTTGGGACTTTAACATTGGTGCCAACTTAGCTTTTTTCTggttgttttttatatatgaaatgGCTGGGTTGCACCGCAAATTCAGCTATTCTTTTGAACGCGTTCAGCCACAAACAGCTTTTTTCCTCTTAAAAGTTTTCAGCACTGTTCACAACTCAATTTGcaattagttttgtttttgtaatcgCAATGGCAACTACACAAGTTGAAAGTGCCGCGACTGGAACTAATATAGGCAATATACTTAATTCCGTTGTGGATTATTACAGAAAGGAGGAGAAGAATGTCGAGGTGACAAACATATACGAGGACAAAAAGATCTTTCCCGACTTTCGCAGTGGACCTTTGGACGAGTATCGCGATAAGGCGAGTTTCTGTTACAAGCGCCTGAATGTACTGCTCGAGGGTGAAGAGCACATACGTCTTAAGGTAATTATGACAACATACAATTAATTGTCCGCGATTGAAGTGCTTAACACGAAATCTGATTAAACGGACAGCTTAGAGCCCGGTGCAAAGTTTAATGTAGCACATTTACGAATAGAAAAACCTGTTCAGTTAATCTGTGTCCCCGCAAGTACAGTAAGTCTAGTAaccattttgacatttttgatgttaaataattagcatactttttgaattttaaatattattatttttattttaccatAGCTGTTTATAGATTTCGTAAAACCAGCAATAATTATTGTgttcaactatttttaaaaataaaacatatttacagTTAGTCACGTAActattttgacaaattaaaaaattagtattATGTATACATCtcattttgtaaacaaaaagatttattttaattttatcttattttgtcatagttatacaaatttgtttcttGGCAAAATAGTAACTATACATACTGTCTTTTGTTAATTgaaaactagttttttttttaatttttattagcttTCGATTACTTTATCAATTGATAAAAATCTTTGAACCTCTTCAGTTTAGGCAGGTGTTTCTATAATGGATTAAGTGTTTGCttatcaagtttgtttcaattatTCGTTcttatctatatacatatagtctAATCAAATTTGCACTTCCTTTACAAACATCCTCAGCACAAAGTTTGGCAGTGGATGGAAAAACATCCAGATTTCCAGCGTGAACCGGAAGCACCAAATCTAGAGCGTACTCGAGAGGTGGCCAACAAGCGTCATCATTTGCTGTGGGAACAGAAATTCTTCGACATCGATCAAGTAAGATAATGTGATCGATTGAACTATTAACTTCTCTAACTACTCAACTCTTTCTAGTTTCTCTCAACGCCCCATCTGATATTAGCCTTTAGCCAGGCCATCTTCAGCTATGACTTTAGTTTTTCAGTCAAGTTCTCGCTATCCAATGGCATGTTTCCCAGCACCTTGGTCTCAAACGGATCGGAGCGTCTGGGCAAATATGTGGCCAAAATATCCGATGATCGTATTTTGGGTGCTTTTGCTTTAACCGAGATCTCCCATGGCACAAATGCA includes the following:
- the LOC117781457 gene encoding protein real-time, whose amino-acid sequence is MVQKFQSPVRVYKYPFELVMKAYERRFPTCPQMPIVLDCQVIKDECLENGAKRNTSRRCKLAVDAPYIFKKLIGVDFVFFLQHNYLDMTNRTLSIEAVNESFSSRIEIFERCRYYAHPDNSEWTCFDQTATLDIKNFFGFEHSMEKMGMKQYTQTTLKGKEIIEFFIQQLKEEGITHVERWVPPLNAPKSPITGENHDILLDGDFIARNLGQLSPMQESKLLELRKMLDGVDDLERMPSYQTILRFLSARDWHVSQAYAMLCDSLKWRREHRIDELLQEYSKPSVVIEHFPGGWHHHDKDGRPIYILRLGHMDVKGLLKSLGMEDLLRLALHICEEGIQKINESAERLDKPVLNWSLLVDLEGLSMRHLWRPGIKALLYITETVERNYPETMGRVLVVRAPRVFPIAWTIVSAFIDEHTRSKFLFYGPDCGHMRDGLAQYIDEEIVPDFLGGSCKTMIHEGGLVPKTLYKMNSLEDQDDETPVASRAALASISASAGDACSEGKRLSAAHQHDHRNLYKSVELKAGFTHELLIRNSDPKSVLTWDFDVMRNDLHFTLYRVTDELPDKHDAAVSYFDLQDFVEGVNYFREEPTLICRHKESVQGSHVMNHNDSYLMHWFSPSGAQLNLFYEVLSSANYKGSMTSLQSAFSSNSSATSSCQSR